TAGGGCGTGAGGCGGATCGGCTCCGAGCGGAACGAGGGGATGACCTGCACCCATCCGCGCGCCACGGGTCCGGAGTGGAAGAAGTAGTACGCCGTCGCGCCCCTCTCGCCGCCGTGGCTGATGACGAGCACTGGCAGGCGCCGCCCCTCCGCCCCGTTCGGCACCCTCACCGCGCCGTAGTGGCGGATCCCACCTACGGTGTGCGACACCACCATCGTCCGCCCGGTGCGCCCTTCACGCTTCGTGGATTCCACGCGGTAGCCGTGCGCCCCGGTGTCGCGCCCGGCCCAATCCGCCTCCACCGCCGCGATCTCGGCGGCTGTCGGAGGCGCAAAGAGCGCGTCCAGCATCGGCCCCGACTGCGCCGGCGGCATCCCCTGCGCGCACCCGGCGAGCGCGGCCAGCCCGGCGGCGAGTAGAGAGCGGAAACAGTGTCTGCGGATCAAAATCGTGCTCCGGAGTGGGATGATCGGATTCTCGTCAGCCCTTGCGAGGCTGCCACTCAGGAACGCGTGAAGGCGCCGTAGCCGCACGAAGGTTCACGTTTCGCTATGGAAGGCGACGAAGTCGGGGAGGTCCTCGCGGTCGCTCCAGAGGCCGCGGGCCTGCTGCATCTGAAAACAGCGCTCCGGCTCGGGCTGGGCGAGCATCGCGTCGATCGCCTCGCGGATCAGCTCGCTCCGGGACCGCCCGGTTCGGCGAGAGAGCGCCTGGAGGGCACCCTGTTCCTCGGGCGTGAGATAAAGCTGGGTGCGGACCACGAGACCTCTCCCGGCGTTGATGATCGGCGGAGTCGAGCTGGACACGCGATCTGGCGGTGCACGTCGCGGGCCTTCCAGTCGGGATGTGCAGAACGGGTGCTTTCGGTACTTATCCCAGCTCCGGTGGGGACAGCAGGCGGCTGGCGAGGGCGTATTCGACGTCGGATGCGAGCTCCCGGGCATCGGTGCGGTCGCGGCGGCGGATGCGGAGTGAGACCTCGCCGGTGGCGGCGCGGGGGAAGCCTTCGAGGGCGCGCAGGTCGGCGGCGGCGATCTCCAGGCGCGGACGCCACCAGGGACCCGCCACCCGCACCGAACGCAGCGCGCGGAGCGGAACCAGCAGCTCGCGCACGCCGGACTCGTCGGTGCCCTGCTCGTGGCGCCCGCCGCGAAGCCGCTGGAACTCCTCGATGGTGCGGAACTGGAGGCGCAACGCCTTGTCGTCCAGCGACGCCACGCCCACGACCGACGTTTTGACGATGTGCATCTCGCTTCCCCCCGCGAGTTGCTCGCTGCGCGGCGGGAGGGTGAAGTGGACGGCGCTCATCCCTCCGCTTCGCGATGGAACGCAACGTCGCCGCCCACACGCGCGGATGCCCGTGCGAGCAGCGTCAGGACCACGACCGCGAGGACGGTGGCGAGGATCGCGTAGGTGTACAGGCCGGCGAGGCTCTCGGAGGTGCCGAACACCTGTTTGATCGTGGCCTTGATCGCCTCGTTCCAGGCCAGCGCCGCGACCAGGCCCAGCGAGGCCGAGGCGAGGGTGATCATCGTCTGGAGCATCACGCGCGGGTTGGTCATTGCGTCTTCTCGGCTCACGGATTCGGGTGGGTCAGCGGACCTGGACCTGCTGCGTCATCGCGGTCTTCGTCTCCCAGCCGGTGCCGCCGTACGTGTGCACCACGCGCAGGGTGTAGCTCCCCGCCGGCACGCCGCGCAGCGTGGCGTCGAAGGCCAGCGTGCCGATACTCTGGACGCACATCTCCGCGGTGGAGCGCGCGCTGACGGTGAGGGTCAGCGTGCTCCCCTCGCGCGTCGCGGTGCCGCTGAGCGCGTAGCACGGATTGGGGGTGGAGATGGTGCCGCGCACGGCGACCGTCCCCGTGCCGCCGGTGGCGCCGTCGGGTTCGCCGCCGGGCTCGCGCTGCTTGAACTCGACGGTCACCGGTCCATTCGCCGCGGGCGACTGCGCGGGCGCCTGTCCGGTGGCGGGGGTGCCGCTGCCGGTTCCGGAATCGCCGGGTGCGTTCATCGAGCAGGCCAGGAGCGCGGGGACGAGGATCAGGGGAGCGAGCAGGCGTCGCATGGTTCGTTGGGGTTCGGGAGACTTCGGCGGCAAAGATCCGCCGCCACGCCCCGGGCCGCAAGGATCGGGCTACGCGTCCACCCCGAGCTGCCAGGCCAGGTCCTCCGGCGTCGTCACCGGCCGCTGGCAGGCGAAGCGCTCGCAGACGTACGCCGTCGCCTTTCCGTCCAGCGCCGTGCGGCCCCGCAGGAGCGGGATCAGCTCCGCCACCTCCTCGCCCTCCTCGGGGCGGCGCAGCGCGACGGCGGTGTTGGGAAGGTAGGCGCGGCGCACGACGGCGAGGAGCGCTTCCGTGTCCTCGGCACCGGGGCGACCGACGATCGCCACCTCCTGCGGAACGGCCAGGTAGCGGTCCAGCGCGGTCACCAGGTGGCTGAACGCGCCCGGGAAGCGCGCCAACTGGTCCGCGAAGCTCGCCAGGACCCGCTCCGCCACGTTGCGGAAGCGCTCCTCTCCCGTCAGCTCGGCCAGGCGCAGGAGGGCGAGCGTCGCGGCGGAGTTGCCGGAGGGGGTGGCGCTGTCGTACAGGTTGCGGGGGCGCACCACCAGCGCCTCGGCGTCGCGCGCGGTGTCGAAGAAGATCCCCTGCTCGTCCTCCCAAAAGCGCTCCAGCATCCCCTGGCCGAGCGCGCGCGCCTCACGCAGCCAGCGCGGGTCGAAGGTGGTCTCGTAGAGCGACACCAGCGCGTCAGCGAGGAGGGCGTAGTCTTCCAGGAAGGCGCCGATCCTGGCGCGTCCGTCCTTGTAGGTGCGCAGCAGCACGCCCTCTGGACGCAGCGCGCGCAGGAGGAAGTCCGCGTTGCGCTCGGCCGCATGGCGGTAGTCGGCGCGGCCGAGGACGCGCGCCGCATCGGAGAAGGCGTGGAGCATCATGGCGTTCCACGAGGTCAGCACCTTGTCGTCGCGACCCGGCCACACGCGCCCGGCCCGCGCCGCGTACAGCTTCGGCCGCGCCCGCTCGATCGCCTCCATCAACTCATGCACGCTGATGCCGGCATCCGCCGCCACCTCCACCGGGTCGCGCGGGGTTTGGAGGATGTTGTGCCCCTCGAAGTTGCCCGCCTCCGTCACGCCGAAGTAGCTCCGCACGAGCGCGCCGTCCTCCGGCCCCACGACCGCGTCGATCTCTTCCCGCGTCCACACGTAGAACTTCCCCTCCTCGCCCTCGCTGTCCGCGTCGAACGCCGAGTAGAAGCCGCCTTCCGGCCCCGTCATCTCGCGGAGCACGAAACCGAGCGTTTCCTCAACCACCTGGCGGAACTCGGGATCGCCGGTGGCCTGGAAGGCGTGGACGTACGCCTGCGCCAGGAGGGCGTTGTCGTACAGCATCTTCTCAAAATGCGGAACGAGCCACTGCGCGTCCACGCTGTACCGCGCGAAACCGCCTCCGATGTGGTCGTACATCCCGCCCGCGTGCATGCGCCGCAGCGTATGTGCGGCCATCTGCAGCGCCTCCGGTCCCCCGGTGCGCTTCCAGTGGCGGAGGAGCACCTCGATGGTCATCGGCTGCGGAAACTTGGGC
The Longimicrobium sp. genome window above contains:
- a CDS encoding CopG family transcriptional regulator; the protein is MSSSTPPIINAGRGLVVRTQLYLTPEEQGALQALSRRTGRSRSELIREAIDAMLAQPEPERCFQMQQARGLWSDREDLPDFVAFHSET
- a CDS encoding DUF5654 family protein, yielding MTNPRVMLQTMITLASASLGLVAALAWNEAIKATIKQVFGTSESLAGLYTYAILATVLAVVVLTLLARASARVGGDVAFHREAEG
- a CDS encoding thioredoxin domain-containing protein, with product MPNRLADETSPYLLQHKDNPVDWYPWGPEALERARAEDRPILLSVGYSACHWCHVMEHESFEDPQTAALMNEHFVNIKVDREERPDIDSIYMAAVQGMTGHGGWPMTVFLTPDGAPFYGGTYYPPEPRHGMPSFTQVLTALADAWSTRRGEVDRSAAEIRQSLQHTVPKGAASALSGSVLDRAAHHLATRFDARWGGFGGAPKFPQPMTIEVLLRHWKRTGGPEALQMAAHTLRRMHAGGMYDHIGGGFARYSVDAQWLVPHFEKMLYDNALLAQAYVHAFQATGDPEFRQVVEETLGFVLREMTGPEGGFYSAFDADSEGEEGKFYVWTREEIDAVVGPEDGALVRSYFGVTEAGNFEGHNILQTPRDPVEVAADAGISVHELMEAIERARPKLYAARAGRVWPGRDDKVLTSWNAMMLHAFSDAARVLGRADYRHAAERNADFLLRALRPEGVLLRTYKDGRARIGAFLEDYALLADALVSLYETTFDPRWLREARALGQGMLERFWEDEQGIFFDTARDAEALVVRPRNLYDSATPSGNSAATLALLRLAELTGEERFRNVAERVLASFADQLARFPGAFSHLVTALDRYLAVPQEVAIVGRPGAEDTEALLAVVRRAYLPNTAVALRRPEEGEEVAELIPLLRGRTALDGKATAYVCERFACQRPVTTPEDLAWQLGVDA